The proteins below are encoded in one region of Helianthus annuus cultivar XRQ/B chromosome 2, HanXRQr2.0-SUNRISE, whole genome shotgun sequence:
- the LOC110898137 gene encoding uncharacterized protein LOC110898137, which translates to MSSSESGLSDIDDPMAIVSDDEIAPEPELFTSDTESDPNMLSDDDDDFQPFALPEFGDDLLLADGIPDEDPFVIPIPVHDHLIIGHPDGEHVVAPILAPVPLMVIPPEVWPFDDLFDDDFDLFVDGPPDDAHGDGELDEDVVAIPLLGIPIIEFSSDSSLHSVADSFESVTSSALQAVGLRRYATDSNDDMAMSAAPSPPHDFELGLEPDYVPDQPIDAPADPEPIHAPDPLPDLDPIPFGLPDIAPLIPDPVPAPADPPVIELVTPPLAPAPADVAPFHPVESDVHRVDLPIVFLQDIPAPRPGEGTSGQ; encoded by the coding sequence ATGTCTTCGTCCGAGAGCGGATTGTCCGACATTGATGACCCCATGGCTATTGTTTCTGATGATGAGATCGCCCCAGAGCCAGAGCTCTTCACATCCGATACTGAGAGCGACCCAAATATGTTATCAGACGACGATGACGATTTCCAGCCATTTGCACTGCCTGAATTTGGAGACGACTTACTGCTTGCTGATGGTATCCCAGACGAGGATCCTTTTGTTATTCCCATTCCAGTTCACGATCATCTTATCATCGGTCACCCCGATGGTGAGCATGTCGTGGCACCGATCCTCGCTCCCGTTCCTCTCATGGTCATCCCACCTGAGGTTTGGCCTTTTGACGATCTTTTTGACGATGATTTCGATCTGTTTGTTGATGGTCCTCCCGATGACGCTCATGGTGATGGAGAGCTCGATGAGGACGTTGTTGCTATTCCACTTCTTGGGATCCCCATTATTGAGTTTTCTTCTGACTCTAGTTTACACTCTGTCGcagattcctttgagtctgtgacttCTTCCGCTTTACAGGCAGTTGGGCTGCGACGTTATGCCACTGATTCTAATGACGATATGGCCATGTCAGCTGCACCGTCTCCTCCACATGACTTTGAGCTTGGACTTGAGCCCGATTATGTCCCTGATCAGCCTATTGATGCACCCGCTGATCCTGAGCCGATACATGCTCCTGATCCTTTGCCTGATCTTGACCCTATTCCATTTGGCTTACCTGACATTGCACCCCTCATACCTGATCCAGTTCCTGCACCCGCTGACCCTCCTGTTATTGAGCTAGTCACTCCTCCACTTGCACCTGCACCCGCCGATGTTGCTCCTTTTCACCCAGTGGAGTCTGATGTTCACCGTGTTGATCTCCCTATTGTTTTCTTGCaggacatacccgcaccccgtcCAGGGGAGGGCACTTCAGGCCAGTAG